One Streptomyces lincolnensis genomic region harbors:
- the relA gene encoding GTP pyrophosphokinase, giving the protein MPDEAQPLTAAKPEPASAPAAKPAPNVSQAKNDTRGPVQHAQAAPVDKPAEQPRPKPVVPERPVNTSTVRAPAGQPARSGSSNRVRARLARLGVQRSNPYNPVLEPLLRIVRSNDPKIETATLRKIETAYQVAERWHRGQKRKSGDPYITHPLAVTTILAELGMDPATLMAGLLHDTVEDTEYGLDQLRRDFGDSVALLVDGVTKLDKVKFGEAAQAETVRKMVVAMAKDPRVLVIKLADRLHNMRTMRYLKREKQEKKARETLEIYAPLAHRLGMNTIKWELEDLAFAILYPKMYDEIVRLVAERAPKRDEYLAIVTDEVQADLRAARIKATVTGRPKHYYSVYQKMIVRGRDFAEIYDLVGIRVLVDTVRDCYAALGTVHARWNPVPGRFKDYIAMPKFNMYQSLHTTVIGPNGKPVELQIRTFDMHRRAEYGIAAHWKYKQEAVAGASKVRTDAPKSSGKGKDDHLNDMAWLRQLLDWQKETEDPGEFLESLRFDLSRNEVFVFTPKGDVIALPAGATPVDFAYAVHTEVGHRTIGARVNGRLVPLESTLDNGDLVEVFTSKAAGAGPSRDWLGFVKSPRARNKIRAWFSKERRDEAIEQGKDAIARAMRKQNLPIQRILTGDSLVTLAHEMRYPDISSLYAAIGEGHVAAQNVVQKLVQALGGEEAATEEMDESVPSTRGRGRKRRSSNDPGVVVKGVDDVWVKLARCCTPVPGDPIMGFVTRGSGVSVHRNDCVNVDSLSREPERILEVEWAPTQSSVFLVAIQVEALDRSRLLSDVTRVLSDQHVNILSAAVQTSRDRVATSRFTFEMGDPKHLGHVLKAVRGVEGVYDVYRVTSARSRS; this is encoded by the coding sequence TTGCCAGACGAGGCCCAGCCCCTGACCGCCGCCAAGCCCGAGCCCGCCTCGGCCCCCGCGGCGAAGCCCGCGCCGAACGTGTCGCAGGCGAAGAACGACACCCGCGGGCCGGTCCAGCACGCCCAGGCCGCGCCCGTCGACAAGCCCGCGGAGCAGCCGCGCCCCAAGCCGGTCGTGCCCGAGCGCCCCGTGAACACCTCCACGGTCCGTGCCCCCGCCGGCCAGCCCGCCCGCTCCGGCTCCTCCAACCGCGTCCGCGCCCGTCTGGCCCGCCTCGGCGTCCAGCGCTCCAACCCCTACAACCCGGTCCTGGAGCCGCTGCTGCGGATAGTGCGCAGCAACGACCCGAAGATCGAGACCGCGACGCTCCGCAAGATCGAGACGGCCTACCAGGTCGCCGAACGCTGGCATCGCGGCCAGAAGCGCAAGAGCGGCGACCCGTACATCACGCACCCGCTCGCGGTGACCACCATCCTCGCCGAGCTCGGCATGGACCCGGCCACCCTCATGGCCGGTCTGCTGCACGACACCGTCGAGGACACCGAGTACGGCCTGGACCAGCTGCGCCGCGACTTCGGCGACTCCGTCGCCCTGCTCGTGGACGGCGTCACCAAGCTGGACAAGGTCAAGTTCGGCGAGGCGGCCCAGGCCGAGACCGTGCGCAAGATGGTCGTGGCCATGGCCAAGGACCCGCGCGTCCTGGTCATCAAGCTCGCCGACCGGCTGCACAACATGCGCACCATGCGCTACCTCAAGCGCGAGAAGCAGGAGAAGAAGGCGCGCGAGACCCTGGAGATCTACGCGCCGCTCGCCCACCGCCTGGGCATGAACACCATCAAGTGGGAGCTGGAGGACCTCGCCTTCGCGATCCTCTACCCCAAGATGTACGACGAGATCGTCCGGCTGGTGGCCGAGCGGGCACCGAAGCGTGACGAGTACCTGGCCATAGTGACCGACGAGGTCCAGGCCGACCTGCGCGCGGCCCGTATCAAGGCGACCGTCACCGGGCGCCCGAAGCACTACTACAGCGTCTACCAGAAGATGATCGTCCGCGGCCGGGACTTCGCGGAGATCTACGACCTGGTGGGCATCCGCGTCCTGGTGGACACCGTCCGTGACTGCTACGCGGCGCTGGGCACCGTCCACGCCCGCTGGAACCCGGTTCCGGGGCGGTTCAAGGACTACATCGCGATGCCCAAGTTCAACATGTACCAGTCGCTGCACACGACGGTCATCGGGCCCAACGGCAAGCCGGTCGAACTCCAGATCCGCACCTTCGACATGCACCGCCGCGCCGAGTACGGCATCGCCGCGCACTGGAAGTACAAGCAGGAGGCCGTCGCCGGCGCCTCCAAGGTGCGCACCGACGCGCCGAAGTCGTCCGGCAAGGGCAAGGACGACCACCTGAACGACATGGCGTGGCTGCGCCAGCTGCTGGACTGGCAGAAGGAGACCGAGGACCCGGGCGAGTTCCTGGAGTCGCTGCGCTTCGACCTGTCCCGCAACGAGGTCTTCGTCTTCACCCCCAAGGGCGACGTCATAGCGCTCCCGGCGGGTGCCACTCCGGTGGACTTCGCCTACGCGGTGCACACGGAGGTCGGCCACCGGACCATAGGCGCACGGGTCAACGGCAGGCTCGTCCCCCTCGAATCCACCCTGGACAACGGCGACCTGGTGGAGGTCTTCACCTCCAAGGCGGCCGGCGCGGGACCCTCCCGCGACTGGCTCGGCTTCGTGAAGTCGCCGCGCGCCCGCAACAAGATCCGCGCCTGGTTCTCCAAGGAGCGGCGCGACGAGGCGATCGAGCAGGGCAAGGACGCCATCGCCCGTGCGATGCGCAAACAGAACCTGCCGATCCAGCGCATCCTCACCGGCGACTCGCTCGTCACCCTGGCGCACGAGATGCGCTACCCGGACATCTCCTCGCTCTACGCGGCGATCGGCGAGGGCCATGTGGCCGCGCAGAACGTCGTGCAGAAGCTGGTGCAGGCCCTCGGCGGCGAGGAGGCCGCCACCGAGGAGATGGACGAGTCGGTCCCGTCCACGCGCGGCCGCGGCCGCAAGCGGCGCAGCAGCAACGACCCGGGTGTCGTGGTCAAGGGCGTCGACGACGTGTGGGTCAAGCTGGCCCGCTGCTGTACGCCCGTGCCCGGCGACCCGATCATGGGCTTCGTCACCCGCGGCAGTGGCGTATCGGTTCACCGCAACGACTGCGTGAACGTGGACTCCTTGTCCCGCGAGCCCGAGCGCATCCTGGAGGTCGAGTGGGCGCCCACCCAGTCCTCGGTCTTCCTGGTCGCCATCCAGGTCGAGGCACTGGACCGCTCCCGGCTCCTGTCGGACGTCACCCGCGTCCTGTCCGACCAGCACGTCAACATCCTCTCCGCGGCCGTCCAGACCTCCCGCGACCGCGTCGCCACCTCCCGCTTCACCTTCGAGATGGGCGACCCGAAGCACCTCGGGCACGTCCTGAAGGCGGTCCGGGGCGTGGAGGGCGTGTACGACGTGTACCGCGTGACGTCGGCGCGCAGCCGGTCGTAG
- a CDS encoding adenine phosphoribosyltransferase, protein MTDIQELLLSRIRDVADYPEPGVMFKDITPLLADPAAFTALTDALAGIATETGATKIVGLEARGFILGAPVAVRAGLGFIPVRKAGKLPGATLSQAYDLEYGSAEIEVHAEDLAQGDRVLVVDDVLATGGTAEASIQLIRRAGAEVAGLAVLMELGFLGGRGRLEPALSGAPLEALLTV, encoded by the coding sequence ATGACCGACATTCAGGAGCTGCTGCTCAGCCGGATCCGTGACGTGGCCGACTACCCGGAGCCGGGGGTGATGTTCAAGGACATCACCCCGCTGCTGGCGGACCCGGCGGCGTTCACCGCGCTCACCGACGCCCTCGCCGGGATCGCCACGGAGACCGGCGCCACGAAGATCGTCGGCCTGGAGGCCCGCGGCTTCATCCTCGGCGCCCCGGTCGCGGTCCGCGCGGGCCTCGGCTTCATCCCCGTACGCAAGGCGGGCAAGCTCCCCGGAGCGACCCTCAGCCAGGCCTACGACCTGGAGTACGGCTCCGCCGAGATCGAGGTGCACGCCGAGGACCTCGCGCAGGGCGACCGGGTCCTGGTCGTCGACGACGTCCTGGCCACCGGCGGCACCGCCGAGGCCTCGATCCAGCTCATCCGCCGGGCGGGCGCCGAGGTCGCCGGCCTTGCCGTCCTGATGGAACTGGGCTTCCTGGGCGGCCGCGGCCGTCTGGAACCGGCGCTGTCCGGCGCCCCGCTGGAGGCGCTGCTCACGGTCTGA
- the secF gene encoding protein translocase subunit SecF — protein MSKLGTLGARLHRGEVGYDFVKNRKIWYSISILITITAIVGLAVRGLNMGIDFQGGAVFTTPKKTVASVSQAETYAEEASGHDAIVQKLGNGSLRIQIAGIDTEKSNQIKEELATDLKVDSESINADLIGPSWGDQIANKAWQGLGIFLVLVVIYLAIAFEWRMAIAAFVALIHDITITVGIYALVGFEVTPGTVIGLLTILGYSLYDTVVVFDSLKEQTRDITKQTRWTYSDVANRSINSTLVRSINTTVVALLPVGGLLFIGGGVLGAGMLNDISLSLFVGLAAGAYSSIFIATPLVADLKELEPQMKALKKRVLAKRAQGATAGEAPDTRVTDEVPADEPEDDEAHAVVGPRNQPAARSRGRGRPSGKRR, from the coding sequence ATGTCGAAGCTCGGCACCCTCGGCGCCCGACTGCACCGTGGCGAGGTCGGCTACGACTTCGTCAAGAACCGCAAGATCTGGTACAGCATCTCGATCCTGATCACCATCACGGCCATCGTCGGCCTGGCGGTGCGCGGCCTGAACATGGGCATCGACTTCCAGGGCGGCGCGGTCTTCACCACCCCGAAGAAGACGGTCGCCTCGGTCTCCCAGGCCGAGACGTACGCGGAAGAGGCCTCCGGCCACGACGCGATCGTGCAGAAGCTCGGCAACGGCAGCCTGCGCATCCAGATCGCCGGCATCGACACCGAGAAGTCCAACCAGATCAAGGAAGAGCTGGCGACCGACCTGAAGGTCGACTCCGAGAGCATCAACGCCGACCTGATCGGCCCCAGTTGGGGTGACCAGATCGCCAACAAGGCCTGGCAGGGCCTCGGGATCTTCCTGGTCCTCGTCGTGATCTATCTGGCGATCGCCTTCGAATGGCGCATGGCGATCGCCGCGTTCGTCGCGCTGATCCACGACATCACCATCACGGTCGGTATCTACGCCCTCGTCGGCTTCGAGGTCACACCCGGCACGGTGATCGGTCTGCTGACCATCCTCGGTTACTCGCTCTACGACACGGTCGTCGTCTTCGACAGTCTCAAGGAACAGACCAGGGACATCACCAAGCAGACCCGCTGGACCTACAGCGACGTCGCCAACCGCTCGATCAACAGCACCCTGGTCCGCTCCATCAACACCACCGTGGTGGCGCTGCTGCCGGTGGGTGGCCTGCTGTTCATCGGCGGCGGTGTCCTCGGCGCCGGCATGCTGAACGACATCTCGCTGTCGCTGTTCGTCGGTCTCGCGGCCGGTGCGTACTCCTCGATCTTCATCGCCACGCCGCTCGTCGCCGACCTCAAGGAGCTCGAGCCGCAGATGAAGGCGCTGAAGAAGCGCGTCCTCGCCAAGCGCGCCCAGGGTGCCACGGCGGGCGAGGCCCCGGACACCCGCGTCACCGACGAGGTGCCCGCGGACGAGCCCGAGGACGACGAGGCCCACGCGGTCGTCGGCCCGCGCAACCAGCCCGCGGCCCGCAGCCGGGGCCGCGGCCGACCGTCGGGGAAGCGCCGATGA
- the secD gene encoding protein translocase subunit SecD, with the protein MAAPKRGRNASAQSKPGRSLALILIAMVALTGGMFLSGHTTPRLGIDLAGGTSITLRAETEPGQESAINKTNMDTAVEIMNRRVNGLGVSEAEVQTQGDANIIVNIPKGTNSKEAQDQVGTTAKLYFRPVLTTELSAGTPTSPSPSPSSGASDKATDGAKDEKATSSGSPSATPSSTSTTQGRVVTDALKADADATPSTNPSGSGSPAASPPASGGATDDATSKLQAEYAALDCTNPKVRAEAGKGTKPTDPTVACGNSSGQWQKYILGPAAVDGTDVDKAQAVFQTTTAAGWTVTMDFTGSGTKKFADITGRLAQNQPPQNQFAIVLDGEVVSDPRVSQALTTGNAEISGSFTQEEAQGLANMLSYGALPLSFKEDSVTTVTAALGGEQLHAGLIAGAIGLALVVLYLLVYYRGLSFIAVASLLVSAALTYVIMSLLGPAIGFALNLPAVCGAIVAIGITADSFIVYFERVRDEIREGRTLRPAVERAWPRARRTILVSDFVSFLAAAVLFIVTVGKVQGFAFTLGLTTLLDVVVVFLFTKPLLTLMARRNFFASGHKWSGLDPKALGAKPPLRRTRRSAPTAGPVDPKEA; encoded by the coding sequence GTGGCAGCACCTAAGAGGGGCCGGAACGCGAGCGCCCAGAGCAAGCCAGGGCGCTCGCTGGCCCTCATCCTGATCGCCATGGTGGCGCTCACCGGAGGCATGTTCCTGTCCGGGCACACCACCCCGCGGCTCGGCATCGACCTCGCCGGCGGCACCAGCATCACACTGCGGGCCGAGACGGAGCCGGGCCAGGAGTCCGCGATCAACAAGACCAACATGGACACCGCGGTCGAGATCATGAACCGCCGTGTCAATGGTCTTGGTGTGTCCGAGGCCGAGGTTCAGACCCAGGGCGACGCGAACATCATCGTCAACATCCCCAAGGGCACGAACTCCAAGGAGGCCCAGGACCAGGTCGGCACCACCGCCAAGCTGTACTTCCGGCCGGTCCTCACCACCGAGCTCTCCGCCGGCACGCCGACCAGCCCGTCGCCGAGCCCCTCCAGCGGTGCGAGCGACAAGGCGACCGACGGCGCCAAGGACGAGAAGGCGACCTCGTCGGGATCCCCCTCCGCCACGCCTTCGTCGACCTCCACCACCCAGGGCCGTGTGGTCACCGACGCCCTGAAGGCCGACGCCGATGCCACGCCGTCCACGAACCCCTCCGGTTCCGGAAGCCCGGCCGCCTCCCCGCCCGCCAGCGGTGGCGCCACCGACGACGCGACCAGCAAGCTCCAGGCCGAGTACGCCGCCCTGGACTGCACCAACCCGAAGGTCCGCGCCGAGGCCGGCAAGGGCACCAAGCCCACCGACCCCACGGTGGCCTGCGGCAACTCGAGCGGCCAGTGGCAGAAGTACATCCTCGGCCCGGCCGCGGTCGACGGCACCGACGTCGACAAGGCGCAGGCCGTCTTCCAGACGACGACCGCCGCCGGCTGGACCGTCACCATGGACTTCACGGGCAGCGGCACCAAGAAGTTCGCCGACATCACCGGCCGGCTCGCCCAGAACCAGCCCCCGCAGAACCAGTTCGCGATCGTGCTCGACGGCGAGGTCGTCTCCGACCCGCGCGTCAGCCAGGCGCTGACCACCGGCAACGCGGAAATCTCCGGCAGCTTCACCCAGGAGGAGGCCCAGGGCCTCGCCAACATGCTGTCGTACGGCGCCCTGCCGCTGTCCTTCAAGGAGGACAGCGTCACCACGGTGACCGCCGCGCTCGGCGGCGAGCAGCTGCACGCCGGTCTGATCGCCGGCGCCATCGGCCTCGCCCTGGTCGTGCTCTACCTGCTGGTGTACTACCGGGGTCTGTCGTTCATCGCGGTCGCCTCGCTGCTGGTCTCCGCCGCGCTCACCTATGTGATCATGTCGCTGCTCGGCCCGGCCATCGGCTTCGCGCTCAACCTGCCGGCCGTCTGCGGTGCCATCGTCGCGATCGGCATCACGGCGGACTCGTTCATCGTCTACTTCGAACGTGTCCGTGACGAGATCCGCGAGGGTCGCACGCTCCGCCCCGCCGTCGAGCGGGCCTGGCCGCGTGCCCGGCGCACCATCCTGGTCTCCGACTTCGTGTCGTTCCTCGCCGCGGCGGTGCTGTTCATCGTCACCGTCGGCAAGGTCCAGGGCTTCGCGTTCACGCTCGGTCTGACCACCCTGCTCGACGTCGTCGTGGTCTTCCTCTTCACCAAGCCGCTGCTGACGCTCATGGCCCGCCGCAACTTCTTCGCGAGCGGCCACAAGTGGTCCGGCCTCGACCCCAAGGCTCTGGGCGCCAAGCCTCCGCTGCGCCGCACGCGTCGCTCCGCTCCCACCGCCGGCCCCGTCGACCCGAAGGAGGCGTGA
- the yajC gene encoding preprotein translocase subunit YajC, whose protein sequence is MSLVTLLPFIVLIGAMFLMTRSAKKKQQAAAQMRNDMQPGSGIRTIGGMYATVKEVNEDTVLVDAGPGVDLLFAKNAIGAVLTDDEYNRIVHGVEHDLKSDSDVVPDDASSLTETDGDAKSVDLGKKDTVEETTDAEPTEAAAAEADDAKADDAKTDDVKADDAKTDEEPKKTDGDSEAK, encoded by the coding sequence GTGAGTCTCGTGACCCTCCTCCCGTTCATCGTGCTCATCGGGGCCATGTTCCTGATGACCCGCTCCGCCAAGAAGAAGCAGCAGGCCGCTGCGCAGATGCGGAACGATATGCAGCCCGGCAGTGGCATCCGCACCATCGGGGGCATGTACGCGACGGTGAAGGAGGTCAACGAGGACACGGTCCTCGTCGACGCCGGTCCGGGCGTCGACCTGCTCTTCGCGAAGAACGCCATCGGTGCGGTCCTGACCGACGACGAGTACAACCGCATCGTCCACGGCGTCGAGCACGATCTGAAGTCCGACTCCGACGTCGTCCCGGACGACGCCTCCTCCCTCACCGAGACCGACGGCGACGCCAAGTCCGTGGACCTCGGCAAGAAGGACACGGTCGAGGAGACCACCGACGCCGAGCCCACCGAGGCCGCGGCCGCCGAGGCGGACGACGCGAAGGCGGATGACGCCAAGACGGACGACGTCAAGGCGGACGACGCGAAGACGGACGAGGAGCCGAAGAAGACCGACGGCGACTCCGAGGCGAAGTAG
- the ruvB gene encoding Holliday junction branch migration DNA helicase RuvB, with the protein MNWDDTADESAAERLVDSGADREDQAVEAALRPKDLGEFIGQEKVREQLDLVLRAARARGATADHVLLSGAPGLGKTTLSMIIAAEMNAPIRITSGPAIQHAGDLAAILSSLQEGEVLFLDEIHRMSRPAEEMLYMAMEDFRVDVIVGKGPGATAIPLELPPFTLVGATTRAGLLPPPLRDRFGFTAHMEFYEPLELERVIHRSANLLDVEIEADGAAEIAGRSRGTPRIANRLLRRVRDYAQVKADGLITRDIAEAALAVYEVDARGLDRLDRGVLEALLKLFGGGPVGLSTLAVAVGEERETVEEVAEPFLVREGLLARTPRGRVATPAAWAHLGLTPPGSAATGNGQQDLFGT; encoded by the coding sequence ATGAACTGGGACGACACGGCCGACGAGTCCGCCGCGGAGCGACTGGTGGACTCCGGCGCCGACCGGGAGGACCAGGCCGTCGAGGCCGCCCTGCGCCCCAAGGACCTGGGCGAGTTCATCGGCCAGGAGAAGGTCCGCGAACAGCTCGACCTGGTGCTCCGGGCGGCACGCGCGCGCGGGGCCACCGCCGACCACGTGCTCCTGTCCGGCGCCCCCGGCCTCGGCAAGACCACCCTGTCGATGATCATCGCGGCCGAGATGAACGCCCCGATCCGCATCACCAGCGGCCCCGCGATCCAGCACGCCGGCGACCTCGCCGCGATCCTGTCCTCCCTCCAGGAGGGCGAGGTCCTCTTCCTCGACGAGATCCACCGCATGTCGAGGCCCGCCGAGGAGATGCTGTACATGGCGATGGAGGACTTCCGGGTCGACGTCATCGTCGGCAAGGGCCCCGGCGCCACCGCCATCCCCCTGGAGCTGCCTCCCTTCACCCTGGTCGGCGCCACCACCCGCGCTGGCCTGCTGCCGCCGCCGCTGCGCGACCGCTTCGGCTTCACCGCGCACATGGAGTTCTACGAGCCCCTTGAGCTGGAGCGCGTCATCCACCGCTCGGCGAACCTGCTCGACGTCGAGATCGAGGCCGACGGTGCCGCCGAGATCGCCGGCCGCTCCCGCGGCACGCCCCGTATCGCCAACCGGCTGCTGCGCCGGGTGCGCGACTACGCCCAGGTCAAGGCCGACGGTCTGATCACCCGCGACATCGCCGAGGCGGCCCTCGCCGTCTACGAGGTCGACGCCCGCGGCCTCGACCGCCTGGACCGGGGCGTCCTGGAGGCCCTGCTCAAACTGTTCGGCGGCGGCCCGGTCGGCCTGTCCACCCTGGCGGTCGCGGTGGGGGAGGAGCGCGAGACCGTGGAGGAGGTCGCCGAACCGTTCCTGGTCCGGGAGGGACTGCTCGCCCGCACCCCGCGCGGACGGGTCGCCACACCCGCGGCATGGGCGCATCTCGGCCTCACCCCGCCCGGCTCGGCGGCCACAGGAAACGGACAACAGGACCTGTTCGGGACGTGA
- the ruvA gene encoding Holliday junction branch migration protein RuvA codes for MIAFVSGTVAALAPDAAVVEVGGVGMAVQCTPNTLSTLRLGRPAKLATSLVVREDSLTLYGFVDDDERQVFELLQTASGVGPRLAQSMLAVHSPDALRRAVATGDEKALIAVPGIGKKGAQKLLLELKDRLGEPVGAPAIGAPVTQGWRDQLHAALIGLGYATREADEAVSAVAPQAEAAGGTPQVGHLLKAALQTLNRAR; via the coding sequence ATGATCGCCTTCGTCAGCGGGACCGTCGCCGCACTCGCTCCCGACGCCGCGGTGGTCGAGGTGGGCGGTGTCGGCATGGCCGTCCAGTGCACGCCGAACACCCTCTCCACGCTCCGGCTCGGCCGGCCGGCCAAGCTCGCGACCTCTCTCGTCGTCCGTGAGGACTCGCTGACCCTGTACGGCTTCGTGGACGACGACGAACGCCAGGTCTTCGAACTGCTCCAGACCGCGAGCGGAGTCGGCCCGCGGCTGGCCCAGTCGATGCTGGCCGTGCACAGCCCGGACGCACTGCGCCGGGCCGTCGCGACGGGCGACGAGAAGGCGCTCATCGCCGTCCCCGGCATCGGCAAGAAGGGCGCCCAGAAGCTCCTCCTCGAACTGAAGGACCGCCTGGGCGAGCCCGTCGGCGCCCCCGCGATCGGTGCCCCGGTCACCCAGGGCTGGCGCGACCAGCTGCACGCGGCCCTGATCGGCCTGGGGTACGCGACCCGCGAGGCCGACGAGGCCGTCTCCGCGGTGGCGCCGCAGGCCGAGGCCGCCGGGGGCACGCCCCAGGTCGGCCACCTGCTGAAGGCGGCCCTTCAGACCCTGAACCGCGCCCGCTGA
- the ruvC gene encoding crossover junction endodeoxyribonuclease RuvC, translating into MRVLGVDPGLTRCGVGVVEGVAGRPLTMLGVGVVRTPADAELGQRLVAVEQGIEQWLDEHRPECVAVERVFSQHNVRTVMGTAQASAVAMLCAARRGIPVALHTPSEVKAAVTGSGRADKAQVGAMVTRLLRLDAPPKPADAADALALAICHIWRAPAQNRLQQAVALHATKGRRA; encoded by the coding sequence GTGCGCGTACTGGGGGTGGACCCGGGACTGACGCGTTGCGGTGTCGGTGTGGTCGAGGGCGTCGCGGGACGGCCGCTCACCATGCTCGGCGTCGGCGTCGTCCGCACGCCCGCGGACGCCGAGTTGGGGCAGCGGCTCGTCGCCGTCGAGCAGGGCATCGAACAGTGGCTGGACGAGCACCGGCCCGAATGCGTCGCCGTGGAGCGGGTGTTCAGCCAGCACAACGTCCGTACGGTCATGGGTACCGCCCAGGCCAGCGCCGTCGCGATGCTCTGCGCCGCCCGGCGCGGCATCCCCGTCGCCCTGCACACGCCCAGCGAGGTCAAGGCCGCCGTCACCGGCAGCGGCCGCGCGGACAAGGCCCAGGTCGGTGCCATGGTCACCCGGCTGCTGCGGCTCGACGCACCCCCGAAGCCCGCCGACGCGGCCGACGCCCTCGCGCTCGCCATCTGCCACATCTGGCGCGCCCCCGCCCAGAACCGACTCCAGCAGGCCGTCGCCCTGCACGCAACGAAAGGCCGTAGGGCATGA
- a CDS encoding YebC/PmpR family DNA-binding transcriptional regulator: MSGHSKWATTKHKKAVIDAKRGKLFAKLIKNIEVAARMGGVDLDGNPTLYDAVQKAKKSSVPNKNIDSAIKRGGGLEAGGADYETIMYEGYGPNGVAVLIECLTDNRNRAASDVRVAMTRNGGSMADPGSVSYLFNRKGVVIVPKGELGEDDVLGAVLDAGAEEVNDLGESFEILSEATDLVAVRTALQDAGIDYDSADANFVPTMQVELDEEGARKIFKLIDALEDSDDVQNVFANFDVSDEVMEKVDA; the protein is encoded by the coding sequence ATGTCCGGCCACTCTAAATGGGCCACGACGAAGCACAAGAAGGCCGTGATCGACGCCAAGCGCGGCAAGCTCTTCGCGAAGCTGATCAAGAACATCGAGGTCGCGGCGCGCATGGGCGGCGTGGACCTCGACGGCAACCCGACGCTGTACGACGCCGTCCAGAAGGCGAAGAAGAGCTCGGTCCCGAACAAGAACATCGACTCCGCGATCAAGCGCGGCGGTGGGCTTGAGGCCGGTGGCGCCGACTACGAGACGATCATGTACGAGGGTTACGGCCCCAACGGTGTCGCGGTGCTCATCGAGTGCCTCACCGACAACCGCAACCGCGCCGCCTCCGACGTCCGCGTCGCCATGACCCGCAACGGCGGCTCGATGGCCGACCCGGGCTCGGTGTCGTACCTCTTCAACCGCAAGGGCGTCGTCATCGTCCCCAAGGGCGAGCTGGGCGAGGACGACGTCCTCGGAGCGGTCCTGGACGCGGGCGCCGAAGAGGTCAACGACCTCGGCGAGTCCTTCGAGATCCTCAGCGAGGCCACCGACCTGGTCGCCGTCCGCACCGCCCTCCAGGACGCCGGGATCGACTACGACTCCGCCGACGCCAACTTCGTCCCGACCATGCAGGTCGAGCTGGACGAGGAGGGCGCCAGGAAGATCTTCAAGCTGATCGACGCGCTCGAGGACAGCGACGACGTCCAGAACGTCTTCGCCAACTTCGACGTCAGCGACGAGGTCATGGAGAAGGTCGACGCGTAG
- the pdxT gene encoding pyridoxal 5'-phosphate synthase glutaminase subunit PdxT, whose protein sequence is MTSPTASPVVGVLALQGDVREHLIALAAADAVARPVRRPEELAEVDALVIPGGESTTISKLAVLFGVMEPLRARVRDGMPVYGTCAGLIMLADKILDPRSGQETIGGIDMIVRRNAFGRQNESFEAAVDVKGIEGDPVEGVFIRAPWVESVGAEAEVLAEHDGHIVAVRQGNALATSFHPELTGDHRVHALFVDMVRANRAAESL, encoded by the coding sequence ATGACCTCTCCCACGGCCTCTCCCGTCGTCGGAGTACTCGCACTCCAGGGCGACGTACGGGAGCACCTCATCGCCCTGGCCGCGGCCGACGCCGTGGCCAGGCCGGTGCGGCGCCCCGAGGAACTCGCCGAGGTGGACGCCCTCGTCATCCCCGGCGGCGAGTCCACCACCATCTCCAAACTGGCCGTCCTCTTCGGCGTGATGGAGCCCCTCCGCGCGCGCGTGCGCGACGGCATGCCCGTCTACGGCACCTGCGCGGGCCTGATCATGCTCGCCGACAAGATCCTCGACCCGCGCTCGGGCCAGGAGACGATCGGCGGCATCGACATGATCGTGCGCCGCAACGCCTTCGGACGTCAGAACGAGTCCTTCGAAGCGGCGGTCGACGTCAAGGGCATCGAGGGCGATCCTGTGGAGGGCGTGTTCATCCGCGCCCCCTGGGTGGAGTCCGTCGGCGCCGAGGCCGAGGTGCTCGCCGAGCACGACGGCCACATCGTCGCGGTCCGCCAGGGCAACGCGCTCGCCACGTCGTTCCACCCCGAACTGACCGGCGACCACCGCGTGCACGCGCTCTTTGTCGACATGGTGCGCGCCAACCGGGCGGCCGAGTCCTTGTAG